One segment of Trypanosoma brucei brucei TREU927 chromosome 8, complete sequence DNA contains the following:
- a CDS encoding amino acid transporter, putative, with the protein MRATKKHPNDGKGATTDPFVDGSDPIPSEVAAFDPSQQEHVDVVKEVKPSLFTVLLEKFIPHGGLWSCALNLASATLGAGICSLPAGFNLSGIVMSCIYLVCVAVGTVYSLNLLAKVAVKTGSRNYGEAAKAVMGPLAGYYTAALMIVMCFGGSVAYIIIIGIILKAVLNRDGVPEYLKSESGNRLMTSMVWLVIILPMCIPKQVNSLRHLSFVGVMFIVYFSCVVIGHSINKIINEGVADGIVYMRTGNSALDGLSLFLFSFICQPNAFEIFREMKHRSPQRFTIYGTVGMSMCAVLYFLVGLFGYLEFGGDAIDTVLSLYDPGENVAVAIAYIGVAAKVCVAFALHIIPMRDALYHCTGWHVDTVPYWKHSLIVTSITLAALLMGLFIPKASTVFGLVGAFCGGHIGLVLPPLFYMYSGGFTREKVGNIDFFGTYLLLFVGVVAVVFGTVSTIYNTVP; encoded by the coding sequence ATGCGAGCCACCAAAAAGCATCCGAATGATGGAAAGGGAGCCACTACCGATCCATTTGTTGACGGCAGCGATCCAATTCCTTCTGAGGTCGCTGCTTTCGATCCTTCGCAGCAGGAGCATGTTGATGTggtaaaggaagtgaaacccTCGCTTTTCACCGTACTTCTTGAGAAGTTTATTCCCCATGGTGGATTGTGGTCCTGTGCCCTGAACCTGGCCTCTGCTACATTGGGTgctggcatttgctcactGCCTGCAGGTTTCAATTTGAGTGGGATTGTTATGTCCTGCATTTACCTTGTTTGCGTTGCGGTTGGCACGGTGTACTCTCTTAATCTTCTTGCAAAGGTTGCAGTGAAGACGGGATCGCGTAATTACGGAGAAGCTGCCAAAGCAGTGATGGGTCCACTTGCTGGTTACTACACGGCAGCGCTTATGATAGTGATGTGCTTTGGCGGCTCCGTTGCTtacatcatcattattggtATCATTTTGAAGGCTGTGCTCAATCGTGATGGTGTTCCGGAATATTTGAAATCAGAGAGTGGTAATCGGCTAATGACATCCATGGTGTGGTTGGTGATTATCTTGCCTATGTGCATTCCCAAGCAGGTTAATTCATTGCGCCACTTATCCTTTGTGGGTGTGATGTTTATTGTGTATTTTTCATGTGTTGTTATTGGCCATTCCATTAATAAGATCATTAATGAGGGTGTCGCTGATGGCATCGTGTACATGCGCACTGGAAATAGCGCTTTAGATGGCTTATCACTATTTCTCTTCTCATTTATCTGCCAGCCGAACGCATTTGAAATATTCCGTGAGATGAAACACCGGTCGCCGCAACGCTTCACAATATATGGTACTGTCGGCATGTCAATGTGTGCTGTGCTTTACTTCCTGGTTGGTTTATTTGGTTATTTGGAGTTTGGAGGGGATGCCATTGACACAGTGCTGTCTCTATATGATCCAGGTGAGAATGTTGCCGTTGCAATTGCGTACATTGGGGTTGCTGCCAAGGTTTGTGTTGCCTTTGCTTTGCACATCATACCAATGCGTGATGCGCTGTACCATTGTACGGGTTGGCATGTTGATACTGTACCGTACTGGAAGCATTCCCTTATTGTGACGTCTATTACTTTAGCGGCTCTACTAATGGGACTCTTCATTCCGAAAGCATCCACTGTTTTTGGTCTCGTTGGTGCTTTCTGTGGTGGTCATATCGGACTTGTGTTGCCTCCGTTGTTCTACATGTACTCAGGTGGCTTCACGAGGGAAAAAGTTGGTAATATTGATTTCTTTGGCActtatctccttctttttgttggtgttgtggctGTTGTATTTGGCACGGTTTCAACAATATACAACACGGTGCCGTag
- a CDS encoding amino acid transporter, putative, with translation MTNQSSGGNDRGRRDTDPFAHAGDVKLSSDAIALDVTQKGQDDVVKEVKPSLFTVLLEKFIPHGGLWSCALNLASATLGAGICSLPTGFNLSGIVMSCIYLVCVAVGTVYSLNLLAKVAVKTGSRNYGEAARMVMGPLTGYYAAALMIAMCFGGNVAYIIIIGIILKAVLNRDGVPEYLKSESGNRLMTSMVWLVIILPMCIPKQVNSLRHLSFVGVMFIVYFSCVVIGHSINKIINEGVADGIVYMRTGNSALDGLSLFLFSFICQSNAFEIFREMKHRSPQRFTIYGTVGMSICAVLYFLVGLFGYLEFGGDAIDTVLSLYDPGENVALAIAYIGVAIKITVAHALHAIPIRDGLYHCVGWHVDTVPYWKHVVVVVTINFTSLIIGLFIPKASTVFGLVGAFCGGHIGLVLPPLFYMYSGGFTREKVGNIDFFGAYLLLFVGVVAVVFGTVSTIYNTVP, from the coding sequence ATGACGAATCAATCCAGCGGGGGCAATGACAGGGGCCGTCGTGACACGGATCCTTTTGCTCACGCTGGTGATGTAAAATTATCTTCTGACGCTATTGCACTTGATGTAACTCAGAAAGGCCAGGATGATGTggtaaaggaagtgaaacccTCGCTTTTCACCGTACTTCTTGAGAAGTTTATTCCCCATGGTGGATTGTGGTCCTGTGCCCTGAACCTGGCCTCTGCTACATTGGGTgctggcatttgctcactTCCGACTGGTTTCAATTTGAGTGGGATTGTTATGTCCTGCATTTACCTTGTTTGCGTTGCGGTTGGCACGGTGTACTCTCTTAATCTTCTTGCAAAGGTTGCAGTGAAGACGGGATCGCGTAATTACGGAGAAGCTGCGCGGATGGTGATGGGTCCACTTACTGGTTACTACGCGGCAGCGCTTATGATAGCGATGTGCTTTGGAGGTAACGTTGCTtacatcatcattattggtATCATTTTGAAGGCTGTGCTCAATCGTGATGGTGTTCCGGAATATTTGAAATCAGAAAGTGGTAATCGGCTAATGACATCCATGGTGTGGTTGGTGATTATCTTGCCTATGTGCATTCCCAAGCAGGTTAATTCATTGCGCCACTTATCCTTTGTGGGTGTGATGTTTATTGTGTATTTTTCATGTGTTGTTATTGGCCATTCCATTAATAAGATCATTAATGAGGGTGTCGCTGATGGCATCGTGTACATGCGCACTGGAAATAGCGCTTTAGATGGCTTATCACTATTTCTCTTCTCATTTATCTGCCAGTCGAACGCATTTGAAATATTCCGTGAGATGAAACACCGGTCGCCGCAACGCTTCACAATATATGGTACTGTCGGCATGTCAATATGTGCTGTGCTTTACTTCCTGGTTGGTTTATTTGGTTATTTGGAGTTTGGAGGGGATGCCATTGACACAGTGCTGTCTCTATATGATCCAGGTGAGAATGTTGCCCTTGCAATTGCGTACATTGGGGTTGCAATTAAAATAACAGTTGCTCATGCTCTACACGCTATTCCCATACGTGACGGTCTGTACCATTGTGTGGGTTGGCATGTTGATACTGTACCGTATTGGAAgcatgttgttgtggttgtaaCTATTAACTTTACCTCACTGATTATTGGACTCTTCATTCCGAAAGCATCCACTGTTTTTGGTCTCGTTGGTGCTTTCTGTGGTGGTCATATCGGACTTGTGTTGCCTCCGTTGTTCTACATGTACTCAGGTGGCTTCACGAGGGAAAAAGTTGGTAATATTGATTTCTTTGGCGcttatctccttctttttgttggtgttgtggctGTTGTATTTGGCACGGTTTCAACAATATACAACACGGTGCCGTag
- a CDS encoding amino acid transporter, putative, whose product MRATKKHPNDGKGATTDPFVDGSDPIPSEVAAFDPLQQEHVDVVKEVKPSLFAVLLEKFIPHGGLWSCALNLASATLGAGICSLPAGFNLSGIVMSCIYLVCVAVGTVYSLNLLAKVAVKTGSRNYGEAAKAVMGPLAGYYTAALMIVMCFGGSVAYIIIIGIILKAVLNRDGVPEYLKSESGNRLMTSMVWLVIILPMCIPKQVNSLRHLSFVGVMFIVYFSCVVIGHSINKIINEGVADGIVYMRTGNSALDGLSLFLFSFICQPNAFEIFREMKHRSPQRFTIYGTVGMSMCAVLYFLVGLFGYLEFGGDAIDTVLSLYDPGENVAVAIAYIGVAAKVCVAFALHIIPMRDALYHCTGWHVDTVPYWKHSLIVTSITLAALLMGLFIPKASTVFGLVGAFCGGHIGLVLPPLFYMYSGGFTREKVGNIDFFGTYLLLFVGVVAVVFGTVSTIYNTVP is encoded by the coding sequence ATGCGAGCCACCAAAAAGCATCCGAATGATGGAAAGGGAGCCACTACCGATCCATTTGTTGACGGCAGCGATCCAATTCCTTCTGAGGTCGCTGCTTTCGATCCTTTGCAGCAGGAACATGTTGATGTggtaaaggaagtgaaacccTCGCTTTTCGCCGTACTTCTTGAGAAGTTTATTCCCCATGGTGGATTGTGGTCCTGTGCCCTGAACCTGGCCTCTGCTACATTGGGTgctggcatttgctcactGCCTGCAGGTTTCAATTTGAGTGGGATTGTTATGTCCTGCATTTACCTTGTTTGCGTTGCGGTTGGCACGGTGTACTCTCTTAATCTTCTTGCAAAGGTTGCAGTGAAGACGGGATCGCGTAATTACGGAGAAGCTGCCAAAGCAGTGATGGGTCCACTTGCTGGTTACTACACGGCAGCGCTTATGATAGTGATGTGTTTTGGCGGCTCCGTTGCTtacatcatcattattggtATCATTTTGAAGGCTGTGCTCAATCGTGATGGTGTTCCGGAATATTTGAAATCAGAAAGTGGTAATCGGCTAATGACATCCATGGTGTGGTTGGTGATTATCTTGCCTATGTGCATTCCCAAGCAGGTTAATTCATTGCGCCACTTATCCTTTGTGGGTGTGATGTTTATTGTGTATTTTTCATGTGTTGTTATTGGCCATTCCATTAATAAGATCATTAATGAGGGTGTCGCTGATGGCATCGTGTACATGCGCACTGGAAATAGCGCTTTAGATGGCTTATCACTATTTCTCTTCTCATTTATCTGCCAGCCGAACGCATTTGAAATATTCCGTGAGATGAAACACCGGTCGCCGCAACGCTTCACAATATATGGTACTGTCGGCATGTCAATGTGTGCTGTGCTTTACTTCCTGGTTGGTTTATTTGGTTATTTGGAGTTTGGAGGGGATGCCATTGACACAGTGCTGTCTCTATATGATCCAGGTGAGAATGTTGCCGTTGCAATTGCGTACATTGGGGTTGCTGCCAAGGTTTGTGTTGCCTTTGCTTTGCACATCATACCAATGCGTGATGCACTGTACCATTGTACGGGTTGGCATGTTGATACTGTACCGTACTGGAAGCATTCCCTCATTGTGACGTCTATTACTTTAGCGGCTCTACTAATGGGACTCTTCATTCCGAAAGCATCCACTGTTTTTGGTCTCGTTGGTGCTTTCTGTGGCGGTCATATCGGACTTGTGTTGCCTCCGTTGTTCTACATGTACTCAGGTGGCTTCACGAGGGAAAAAGTTGGTAATATTGATTTCTTTGGCActtatctccttctttttgttggtgttgtggctGTTGTATTTGGCACGGTTTCAACAATATACAACACGGTGCCGTag
- a CDS encoding amino acid transporter, putative: protein MTNQSSGGNDRGRRDTDPFAHAGDVKLSSDAIALDVTQKGQDDVVKEVKPSLFAVLLEKFIPHGGLWSCALNLASATLGAGICSLPTGFNLSGIVMSCIYLVCVAVGTVYSLNLLAKVAVKTGSRNYGEAARMVMGPLTGYYAAALMIAMCFGGNVAYIIIIGIILKAVLNRDSVPEYLKSESGNRLMTFMVWLVIILPMCIPKRVNSLRHLSFVGVIAIAYFAFFIVGHSINKIINEGVADDIVYMRTGNSALDGLSLFLFSFICQSNAFEIFREMKHRSPQRFTIYGIVGVVMCAVLYFLVGLFGYLEFGGKSVDTVLSLYDPGENVALAIAYIGIAIKITVAHALHSIPIRDGLYHCVGWHVDTVPYWKHVVVVVTINFTSLIIGLFIPKASTVFGLVGAFCGGHIGLVLPPLFYMYSGGFTREKVGNIDFFGTYLLLFVGVVAVVFGTVTTIAGALS from the coding sequence ATGACGAATCAATCCAGCGGGGGCAATGACAGGGGCCGTCGTGACACGGATCCTTTTGCTCACGCTGGTGATGTAAAATTATCTTCTGACGCTATTGCACTTGATGTAACTCAGAAAGGCCAGGATGATGTggtaaaggaagtgaaacccTCGCTTTTCGCCGTACTTCTTGAGAAGTTTATTCCCCATGGTGGATTGTGGTCCTGTGCCCTGAACCTGGCCTCTGCTACATTGGGTgctggcatttgctcactTCCGACTGGTTTCAATTTGAGTGGGATTGTTATGTCCTGCATTTACCTTGTTTGCGTTGCGGTTGGCACGGTGTACTCTCTTAATCTTCTTGCAAAGGTTGCAGTGAAGACGGGATCGCGTAATTACGGAGAAGCTGCGCGGATGGTGATGGGTCCACTTACTGGTTACTACGCGGCAGCGCTTATGATAGCGATGTGCTTTGGAGGTAACGTTGCTtacatcatcattattggtATCATTTTGAAGGCTGTGCTCAATCGTGATAGTGTTCCGGAATATTTGAAATCAGAAAGTGGTAATCGGCTAATGACATTCATGGTGTGGTTGGTGATTATCTTGCCTATGTGCATTCCCAAGCGGGTTAATTCATTGCGCCACTTATCCTTTGTGGGTGTGATCGCTATTGCTTATTTCGCATTTTTCATTGTTGGCCATTCCATTAATAAGATCATTAATGAGGGTGTCGCTGATGACATCGTGTACATGCGCACTGGAAATAGCGCTTTAGATGGCTTATCACTATTTCTCTTCTCATTTATCTGCCAGTCGAACGCATTTGAAATATTCCGTGAGATGAAACACCGGTCGCCGCAACGCTTCACAATATATGGTATTGTGGGTGTTGTGATGTGTGCTGTGCTTTACTTCCTGGTTGGTTTATTTGGTTATTTGGAGTTTGGAGGGAAATCTGTTGACACAGTGCTGTCTCTATATGATCCAGGTGAGAATGTTGCCCTTGCAATTGCGTATATTGGAATTGCAATTAAAATAACAGTTGCTCATGCTCTACACTCTATTCCCATACGTGACGGTCTGTACCATTGTGTGGGTTGGCATGTTGATACTGTACCGTATTGGAAgcatgttgttgtggttgtaaCTATTAACTTTACCTCACTGATTATTGGACTCTTCATTCCGAAAGCATCCACTGTTTTTGGTCTCGTTGGTGCTTTCTGTGGTGGTCATATCGGACTTGTGTTGCCTCCGTTGTTCTACATGTACTCAGGTGGCTTCACGAGGGAAAAAGTTGGTAATATTGATTTCTTTGGCActtatctccttctttttgttggtgttgtggctGTTGTATTTGGCACGGTAACGACCATAGCCGGTGCACTGTCTTGA